The following is a genomic window from Alkaliphilus sp. B6464.
AATACAATTTCATAAGTCATGGTTTTAAACATATTTAATAAGTTTTTCATATTATCTTTTGCAACTATCTTACCTTTATTTATAACAACTACATCATTACAAATAGCCTGAACTAAATTCATATCATGGGTACTAAGTAAAATAGTTTTATCTAAATCAGATGTTATATCCATTAATATATTCTTAATATCAGAATGACTTTGAACATCTAAACCAAGGGTAGGTTCATCCAGCAAAATAACATCGGAGTTACAGATTAACGTCGTAGCTATAGCAACTTTCTGCTGCATACCTCTTGATAAATTATTTACCATAACATTCTCTTTATCTGTTAAATTAAATCTATCCATTAAAATATTTATATCTTTTTCTACCTTTTTTCCTCCCAATCCTCTTATGCCTGCGAAGTAACGCAAATTTTCCCTTGGTGTCAGCCTCCAATAAAGATTTCTAGTACCTTCAAATACAGCTGAAATTCGATTTGTAGACTTTTTATTATCTTTTCCCCATATATTAATATTTCCTTTATCAGGAATTATTAAATTACAAATACTTTTAAT
Proteins encoded in this region:
- a CDS encoding ABC transporter ATP-binding protein, producing MDAVEIMNLTKHYGTVKAVDDISFKVQKGSICGILGPNGSGKTTTIKSICNLIIPDKGNINIWGKDNKKSTNRISAVFEGTRNLYWRLTPRENLRYFAGIRGLGGKKVEKDINILMDRFNLTDKENVMVNNLSRGMQQKVAIATTLICNSDVILLDEPTLGLDVQSHSDIKNILMDITSDLDKTILLSTHDMNLVQAICNDVVVINKGKIVAKDNMKNLLNMFKTMTYEIVLTESITEENKKLLMELDYEFYIINNGSKIEVDILDFGDIYIIIERLKNINIFIKEIKQKNINFERVYLSLTDGKVD